Within the Diabrotica undecimpunctata isolate CICGRU unplaced genomic scaffold, icDiaUnde3 ctg00001464.1, whole genome shotgun sequence genome, the region aagtaattattcagtaTTGGCAACAAGATGTTTGGTCTCAACAAAAGTGCAGAAATTATCAGAAGTTTGATGAATTGTGTATTTGGATGCTGGTTTTTACCGATTCCAATATTTAGCAaatgtttgaaaaatatttgCGCCCATAAATTTATAATTCTTAAAATGTATTGACTTATTGCacaaacttatatttttaaatttattgcagacaaaatgttataaaatcttttttattgtaaataaattatgtggaacattttaaaattatttttattaaataagatAACTATACTGTCcatataaaaagtttattaaatagtaatAAATAGCCTGAGAAACTcagaatataaataaacatatgtGTAACCGTTTTTACATTAGAGAACATAGACACAACCTTAAAacttaattcttctttttcttatatatTGAATATTACATTAATCCGGGAGCTTATATTAACTGAAAGCAAATacttaatcatcatcatcattcaatcttcgcttatccactgctggacatagatctccctcataattttccatctatttcaatcttgtgcctcttgcatccaattcctatgacaacgttttagatcgtcagtccaacgtgttggtggacgacctctgcttcggtaggcatcatctcttggtctccattccagtatccgctttgtccatctattatctgtcattcgagccacgtgacctgcccagttccatttcagtgttgctactctctctagtGCATCAgtcactcctgttctttgtcgtagctggcgatttgggatcttgtctcgtagtgaaacgcccaacatagcacgctccatcgccctttgacacacacggatcttttgaactgttctccttgtcatggtcaacgtttaggcaccgtaagttaacactggcaaaacacactgattaaacgtttttcttttaaggcatattggtatatcagacgatttgaaaatatggttcagcttgccgaaggctgcccaagtcagtcttatacgacggagaagctcaacggtttggttatcttttcctatgcgtatctcatgacctaggtatttataggccattacctggtctatggatcttgttcctacgcatatatcttcgctgactacaagatttgtcatcatctggtttttagatatatttattttcaatcccccttctagcgaggaaaggtagagctgatttaaaagttctttggcctcatctatcctatcagctataagtacaatatcatctgcaaaccttagatggctaagcttttctccgtttatgtttatgcccttgtcggtcagttttgcccttttacatatatattccaaaagcgtagtgaacagtttcggagatatggtgtccccctggcgtactccacgttgtatcgggaatttctgggtttgacgatcacccactctaacactggctgttgcgttttggtatatatgtttaattatatttatataccgatagtcaattcggcattctgtcaaggcttccaacattttttgttgatttacggtgtcgaatgccttttcatagtcgacaaatattaaagctagtggtttattatattcagtgcatttttctataagattttttattaccagtaggtgatcgtttgttccatagccttttctaaaacccgcctgttctatgggctgataaaattccaatttattttctagtcgtttcgtaattatttttgtaaatagtttataaatatgtgaaagtagacttatgggcctgtaattcctgaggtcggtagcatccccttttttatgaagtatgataatttctgcgttataccactgggttggtgttattgcttcctgcaaacatctagtaaatagtttggcaaggacctgccataatcttttttcagccaccttcaaggcatctgccactatttcatcgcctccgggggacttattgtttttcatttcttgcactgaccttcgaacttcattgggtgttacgtccggtaaaatttcagatccctgattgattatctttggtaatgatccactccggttacattgctgttctttgtatagttgtctataaaaactctctatcgtattcataatttgaattctatcctcaatgatttgcccctgttcatttcttaatttttggacattttttcttccaatggacatgctctgtctgagtactttcaagcttttgttttcttctattactctagttatttccatcgtattgtatcgtctcagatcttttctaacttcctttttaattgtcttattcaaaattcttagttcattttggttatgatcctgattttccctaagttttcttctttcctctagaagatgttttatgttgtggcttaattttttgttattattttcaggacgaggacagtatttcttttcagcttctttcaatatttgagtaatattattgttcatttcattgatgctgatattctctaagtcgtgtgtatccaaactagtgttaatattttcttcgtaaagtgttatatcttctgggaacagccaccttccacttttctttttgaggatcatttttgttctttcaacttcagtgttaaaagtggtttttgctctaactagtctatggtcgctccctgttgaaaatttattcaatactgttacatcctgaacaatatcttttcgatttgatattatgaaatcaatctcattttttgttctttggttcggactcttccatgtccacttacgttggggtttaaatacttaatataaactaacaaatacatagtttaaattgataaatttaacttattcaataaattgttaaaaactATCTTTGACAATGTTTTGGGGAACAAGTCCGCTAACTGATTACTTCTATTGACATAGCTTACACAGATATTCTTGTTTTCACGCTCATCTCGAACAAAGTGAACCTTAATATCAATATGTTTGTTCTGCTATGAAACTGTTGTGCCTGTGTTAGCTTAATGGCAGATTAATTATCAACAAAGATGTTGATAGGTGAGAACTTATTTCCAAtctcttttaaaaaatttctaagcCATAAAGCTTCTCTAATACCGAAAGCCAAGGACACATATTCGGCCTATGTCATTGACTGTGCCACTATGTTTTGTTTTTGGCTCTTCCAGGTAATAGTACCATTGCCTAGTATAAATACATATCCACTAGTAGATTTTCTTGCAACCAGACAGCCAGCATAGTCTGCATCAGTGTAGCCTATTCTCTTGATTTGTGTAGTTTTTCTGTACACAATTTTATAATGAGCAATATATTTCAGATATCAAAAAATTCGTTTTACTGCTTCATCACTCCAAGCATTAAAGAATCTGCTTACCTGATTAACTGCAAATGTAATATCTGGGCGACTGGTGGTTGCCAGAAAGATTAGTGAACCAACAGCCTTACGATATGGCAaagatttattacaatttaaaatatttcctttagaCAAAGGTACACTAGGCTCTGCAGGAATCTTTAATGTGTTAGTATTAGTCATATTAAATTTAACAACAAGTTTTTCTATATAATTATGTTGATAAATAGTATTTATACCTgcactaatatcttgttcaatctCAAGTCCAACaaaatgtaatttactatttaaatgtacAGTTATGTTAAATATTTGCTTTAAAGTTTCTAAAagttcattaatttttctttctgACTTTGAGATGACAAATCCATCATCAACATAAATTGCTAAATAAGTTTCAGAATTTGCAAAATTACCTACAAAAACACATTGATcactttttaattttacaattaaatcaaaacaataattTTCTTGATTTAGAATCAAACTTCTTACGAAACTATGATGGTATCAACATGTAGGCTGTACCACCAAAAACTCTAATGTGCTTTAGATTTGGTTTTCTCCCAAACCACTTTTCATATGGAGTCATGTTTTGTACGTGACTTGAAGCTATTCCATTAAGAACATATACAGCAGTATTTACAGCTTCAGTCCACAATTCTTGTGACACATGTTTGTTGATAAGCACATTCTCGCACTTTTAACAATTGTCCGTAACTGCCTTTCACTGCGGCCATTTTGTTGAGGTGTATAAGGAGCTGAACATTCATGTAATATACCATTCTTCCTGAAAAAGTCCTGAAAGTCATTATTGATATATTCTCCTTTAGCTTGGTCACTTCTTAAAATCTTAATCTTATTGCCAGTTTGATTTTCAATCagtattttaaaatctttaaacttGTTGAGAACATCTGGCTTTATAAAATAAACACTGCAGTAAATGCTACAATCatctttaaataaaacaaaatattttgatcCACTTGGAAAAGAAATGTTTACTGGTCCACATACATCTGTATAAATCATTTTACCTGGTTTCTCTGATCTGCTTCTTGTAAGACTTTTATGGGACTTTCTTGACTGCTTCCCATACTAACATGTCTCACAGAAAAATTCTTCTTTGTCGTTAACTCTTATATTGTCTACCAAATTAACTGTTTTCTTAATTGTAGTGATGTTGATGTACCCTAGGCGATCATGTTATAACTTTATTGATGATTTGCAAGCTAAATTACATTCTACTCTAAATTGCATGACACACAGATTATCTCTACGTACTTCAACACATAAAATGTTCCCATTTGGCTCTAGAAGTTGACAACTGTTTTTATGAGAATGATAGGTAAAGTTTTTATCTGTCATAACTCTCACTGAAAATAAGCTGTGTCACAGTTCAAGAATGTATAGGACATTATTTATAGTACGATCATATCACTAACCTTGGACAAATGCCTGTATTTTAATAACACCCCTACCTTCTGCCGGAATCAGCTTGTCGTTTGCTATTATAACAAACATAGGTTCAGATAGAGATTCTAATTTTGAAAACAACAATTTTTCACCAGTCATGTGTAGGTTTGCTCCTAAGTCACATATCCACTTACTTTTATTTACACTGGAGGTTGACAAGTACATGGAAGAAGTATCACATATCTAAGCCGAACTTGATGCTAGATTACTTCCTGATGACTtgtttttatcttcatttttggaACCACGTATTCTCTTTCTGCACTCTCTAACCCAATGTCCCTTGCCCTTTACAATAATTACAGGTAGAATTCTACTGTAAGTCttgtgtatttgttttcttttactGGTGGCTTCCAGTTTACTTTATAAAGCCTCTACTTGTAAAGCAAGACGGGATATTTTAGAGTCATGATTATTCATTCTAGTTTCTTCTTTAAACAATCTTGCTACTAATTTCTCGAAAGTTTGCTGATCACTAGCTACAGAGTCCCAGGCTGTACGAAAGGAAGTAAATCTAGGAGGCAAACTATTAATTACATTTGAACAAACTGCACTATTACTAATAGTTTCTTTACCATCTTTTAACTGTCTAACTAATAGTTCTATTGTTGATATTATGCTCTGCAACTTTTATATTCTCAtgcattttatattcataaaatgtTTGCCATAGTAACTCTCTATGCTGCACCGGTGCGAAGGACAGGCTAGTTTTCAAATCTCGTAATACCGTGTCTGGGCCCATAACctgataaataaaataactatattgtccatgtaaaaagtttattaaataataattcaacatatcataatgacggtattagatttttgttttgatacaaggcagcgacaaccgcttatacgtatttcgacctctttacgtctcgtcagaacggtatagccactgctctgaaccaaaacaaaaatctctcccgtcctagacaatagttatcaaaataactatatacggacataactacgccatctaaaaacaaaaagagaaatcaaacgatttctacctagcgaaaccgaattcaaattgtTACCattgtgtttcctaaaacttgcgaaacaaagagctcgataaattactcggcaagggaatctaaaattgcattccacatgccgttcatcctggtcaaaattcgtagtaaaTTCAATTTcgggtactccaaacgaagtaagtaacaaaacataatgacggtattagatttttgttttgatacagggcagcgacaaccgcttatacgtatttcgacctctttaggtctcgtcagaacggtatagccactgctctgaaccaaaaaataaaaatctctcccgtcctagacaatagttatcaaaataactatatacggacgtaactacgccatctaaaaacaaaaagagaaatcaaacgatttctacctagcgaaatcgaattcaaatttttaccactgtgtttcctaaaactaatttatccagctgtttgtttcgcaagttttaggaaacacagtggtaaaaattagaattcggtttcgctaggtagaaatcgtttgatttctctttttgtttttagatggcgtagttacgtccgtatatagttattttgaaaactattttcTAATAcaggagagatttttgttttggttcagagcagtgggctataccgttctgacgagacctaaagaggtcgaaatacgtataagcggttgtcgctgccctgtatcaaaacaaaaatctaataccatcattatgttttgttacgtacttcgtttggagtaccagaaagtgaattcactacgaatcttgaccaggatgaacggcatgtggaatgcaattttagatttccttgccgagtaatttatccagctctttgtttcgcaagttttaggaaatacagtggtaaaaatttgaattcggtttcactaggtagaaatcgtttgatttctctttttgttaaacaataattattagacTGAGAAACTGAGAATATTAATTAAACACATGTGAAACCGTTTTACATTAGAGAACATAGACATTAAAacttaattcttctttttcttatatcTTGAATATTACATTAGTCCGGGAGCTTATATTAACAAGTTTTAATTCTAATCATATATaattctgtcaaaaataaaaatatttttcacagaaaaaaCACTTCAATATACAACtaataaaaattgatatctgatGCCTATATGGTAGAGATCAGTATATTATAACTAAGtatataagaaaataaaactgcttttactatttttctcaaaatttctttttattatattttctcgAAAGAGTTTATGAGaaatgaaaaaagtaaataaacatgacgtttgtcaaacgttatttaatgtttaaataaactAGCACTGTAGTAGAGTTAGAGTGGTATTAACATTTTGTaggatataataaaaaataactgTTTTTATGGAAAAATAAAAGCGTTGTTTCTACTATTCTCTTTATAATTTCATCTTATTTTCTCACCTATTAGACCTTCTTAGGACTTCAAATAATTACTCCAAAAGAATCATTTATCAAGGTAAAAATTATCGTATCTCCTAAGTTGGACCAATCAatacattttcataaaattttattgcaatcggtttagtggtttttaaatattagcttggacaaacatCGTGATGCAAgattttttatacatatataataatattgtaaatattaatattaataattttgtccCATCTGTTTAAATTACCAAATGATAATACTACAAAGGATTCgggttattattttaattttccttCTCAAGAGCGGAATATATATCCGAAGCCGAGAACCCGAAAATTCTTTGCAGAATAAATCACAAATATAAAAGGACTGTGTTGACAGTTAACATTTcacagatttatttattttaaaggtGAGCGACATACAGGAACTCCACCGGCGAGGACGGGCGAAAAAATTGGAAAAGCAAGCTGAGTTTTTACACCAACTGGAAAAAGTAATCTCTTCCAAACACCTCAATTCCGAATATATGCCAGAAATAATAAAGAGAGTTATTTTGAAAAGAAGTTACATCCATAACGAATTCGAAGTTAAATCGTGCGCTGAATTCCAAAGACAAAATAAGATTCCTAAAAGGATAATAGGTAaatataattgttttattaattttttaatagtttttattctattatatagttttatttaaaataatttttacggGAATCTGTTAAAActgttttgatgattttaaacaaaaactgatcatagaatttttaaattattattattccagatttagccatcaCACTCTCcataaggggaaaattcactcatcccatacacctacggtatcaaaaggattaagctctagtgggactctttccatgttatcgagccctaggtgacttgatatgttggagtatctcccaaaaattttggtacacatctggacgtcgcgaggagtacctacagctttctgcatggcctcaTAGtaatgttcatttagacccagctgttttatgttctctaggaggtttttgggaaaaataccagtagtagatagaataataggtactgtctgggtactttccattctccattgtctcctgatttgtatttctagatctctgtacttggcgatcttttcgttgtatttaacacgtaaattattgctGTCGGGTATCGCCActtcaataagtgttgtttgcctagtaagtttattaactagatGAGATTCGGTCTATTATGAGCCACTGTTTGGtttgtaagcacagtgcggtcccagtatagcttgtagttgtcattttcaagcattctgtcagggacgtattgataataagaaagacggtcggtttggagaagttcCAGTTTGTCAg harbors:
- the LOC140431598 gene encoding transient receptor potential channel pyrexia-like, whose amino-acid sequence is MMMGEFEYGDMFAEDEDSPKILPATSRFIFLIFVILTSIVLMNLMVGVAVSDIQELHRRGRAKKLEKQAEFLHQLEKVISSKHLNSEYMPEIIKRVILKRSYIHNEFEVKSCAEFQRQNKIPKRIIDSITAIAKSHKQFKEEN